The genomic interval CTGCCTATAATATTTTTTACAAAGCTATGGATATGGTTGAGACAAAATTAAGTGAAAATCCACATGAGGTTTGGCAAAGAGCTTTAAATAATGTGATGCCACATATAGAAGTAAAACCTAAAAGAATTGGTGGAGCTACGTTTCAGATTCCTCAAGAAATGCGTCCTGCTAGAAAAATTTCAACTGGAATTAAATGGTTGATTAAATATTCAAGAGCCCGTGCTGGTAAAGGAATGGCAGATAAATTAGCAAATGAAGTAATATCTGCAAGTAAAAACGAAGGTGCAGCTGTTAAAAAACGAGAAGATACCCATAAGATGGCTGAATCAAATAGAGCATTCGCCCATTTTAAATCATAATATATATATAAGGAGTCGAAATGGCAAAGGATTTAAATTTTTTAAGAAATATTGGAATTGCAGCACATATTGATGCAGGTAAAACGACTACCACAGAACGTATTCTATATTATACTGGTTTAACCCATAAAATTGGGGAAGTACATGATGGGGCTGCAACCATGGACTGGATGGCTCAGGAACAAGAAAGAGGGATTACAATTACTTCAGCTGCTACCCAGACAAATTGGTCTTGGAAAAATTCATTATATACGGTTAATATTATCGATACACCAGGTCACGTTGACTTTACAGTGGAAGTAAACAGATCCCTAAGAGTATTAGATGGTTTAGTATTTTTATTTAGTGCAGTGGATGGGGTGGAACCACAAAGTGAAACTAATTGGAGATTAGCAGATAATTATAAAGTACCAAGATTAGGTTTCGTAAATAAAATGGACCGTCAGGGAGCTGATTTCTTTAATGTAGTAAATCAAGTTAAGACCATGTTAGGTTCCAAAGCAGTACCATTACAGGTACCTATTGGAGCAGAAGAACATTTTACAGGGGTTGTGGATCT from Saprospiraceae bacterium carries:
- the rpsG gene encoding 30S ribosomal protein S7, whose translation is MRKHKPKKRIIEPDPRFGDALVTQFVNNMIWEGKKSTAYNIFYKAMDMVETKLSENPHEVWQRALNNVMPHIEVKPKRIGGATFQIPQEMRPARKISTGIKWLIKYSRARAGKGMADKLANEVISASKNEGAAVKKREDTHKMAESNRAFAHFKS